The genome window GACAGAAGTAAAACCCAGAAGCCTATGCTGAGCGACTTGCGCGATTCCGGTGCAATTGAGCAAGATGCGGACGTTGTTATGTTTATTTACCGAGAAGACTATTACGACAAAGAAAAATCCGCAGAGCAAAACACCGTTGACATTATTGTGGCAAAAAATCGTCACGGTTCTACAGGTGAAGTAACGCTGGGATGGCAAGCGCCTTATACTAAATTCTTGGATATTGATATCAATCATGAATAAATTTTCTTCCCTCGCACTCGAGGCAATCAAAGAGTACAGTATGTTTAATAAAAACGACAAAGTCCTTATCGCCCTTTCGGGCGGTAAGGATTCTGTTGCGTTGTTGCTTTTCTTGTGTGAATTCCAAAAATATCTGAGCATTGAGCTTTACGCCGCTCACGTAAATCACATGATACGCGGAAATGATGCCGATGAAGATCAAAAATTTTGCAAAGAGCTTTGCAACAAGCTTGGTATTACGTATTTTACGCAAAGTTTTGACGTCCCCGAAATTGCCAAGACTACAAACACCTCTCTCGAAGAAGCTGCACGTAATGTTAGATACAGCTATTTTAACTCTGTATGCGAGAAATACGGAATAAACAAAATTGCCACCGCGCACACAGCTTCCGATAACACTGAGACTGTTATATATAACATCATGCGTGGAACGGGCACTCAAGGGATTTGCGGTATCCCCCCAAAAAGAGATAATATCGTCAGACCGCTGATATTGTGCACAAAAGAGGAAACGCAGGAATACTGTGTTAACAGGAATGTATCGTTTTGCATTGACAAGACAAACAATGACGATGTTTATGACAGGAATAATATACGTTTAAATATAATACCTCATATTAAAAAGAGGAATCCCTCTATCGACCGTTCTTCTGCAAGATTATCTTATCTTGCAAGATGTGACAGAGAGCTGATTGAATATGCTGCATCTGAGTTTCTCAAAAAGCACAACGGAGAGTTGCCGCTGAATGAAACTGCCGATTTTTTTGCCGAAACCAAATTCGTCTCGTGTGCTCATCACATTTTAAGTCAAAAATGCGGTAAGACATTACCTTTTGAAATATTTTCGCAGTGCCGCGACATTATTATTTCAAAAAAAGTCGGAAAGCAAGTTAATTTATTTGACGATGTATATCTTGTTATTAATTACGATAAAATAGAAATTAAAAGTATAACAAACAAGCCCAGTTACTACGAATGCAAATTGGAAACAGCCACATCGGTGCAGGTGAATCCAAGATATAAAATTACACTTTTAAATGGTGAAAATTGCATTAATTATAAAAATATTAACAATTTAACAAAGACAGCGACGTTTAATTCTGATAAAATATATGGTGATATTTTTGCACGCATGAAAATTGACGGAGACCGCTACTCATGCTGCGGCATGACAAAAAGCTTAAAAAAGCTCTTTTCTGAAAACAAAATCAGTCGAGAACTTCGTCCATATATTCCCGTAATTTGCGATGAAAAAGGAATTATATGGGTACCCGGAATGAAAGTTTGTGACCGAGCTTTGCCGTCAAAAGGCGGAAATACTATTACTATAATTGCGGAGTATACGGAATGAATAAGGATGTTGAAAAAATTCTGTTTACGAAAGATGAGATTGATGCAATCGTCTCTTCGCTCGCAAACAAAATATCAAATGATTACCGTGGCAGAAAACTTTGTTTACTTTGTGTTTTAAAAGGCTCTTTGATTTTTTGCGCGGATTTAATGCGAAAAATAGATATTCCTCTTGAACTGATGTGCGTGAGCGCTTCTTCTTACAAGAGCTCAACCGTCACAAGCGGAAGTGTTGAATTGGGTGACCTTAAAGAGAGTATCGAAGGATACGATGTTATCATAGTCGAGGACATACTTGATACAGGGAACACACTTTCTAATTTGGTAGGATTCCTGAAAAAACACAATCCCGCTTCAGTTGCGATATGCACAATGCTGGATAAGCCTTCAAGAAGAAAAGTTCCGCTCGAGGGTGATTACGTTGGTGCGGTTATCCCCGATGAATTTGTAGTCGGCTATGGTCTCGACTACGACCAGAAGTATCGTCATCTCCCATACATAGGTGTTCTTAAACCAGAAATTTACAATAGCTAAGGAGATATTTATTTTATGAAAAACAATGGTAAAATCGTAGTTTTTTATATAATTACCATCGTTCTTATCATAATGTCTGCCGCGTGGCTCTTTTCTCAGGATACGACTGAGCCCATGGTATACAGCGATATAGTTTCCGCTTTCAAGGACGACAGAGTAACTGAGTTCATTATCACAAAGGATAATGTTCTCACTGCGAGTATTATTAATGACAAAACGGGCAAAGAAGAAATTGTTGAATATCGACTGCGTGACTTATATCTCTTTGAAAGTCACGTAGGCAAGTACATTGATAATAATTACAAAACCGGAAATCTTCAGTACTACAATTATGAGGAGCCACAGGTTGTCGCCTGGTGGGTAAGTTATCTTCCGTTTATAATTCTTGCTGTTATCTTTATTGCACTTTGGTTCTTCGTTATGAATCAAGCAACCGGTAAAGGTGGCGGAAAAATTGCTTCGTTTTCACGCGCCAGAACGAAAATGGGTTCTGATGAAAAGAAAAAAGTACTTTTCAGTGATGTTGCGGGTGCAGATGAAGAAAAAGAAGAACTCACCGAAATTGTGGATTTTCTCAGGGCCCCCAAGAAGTACACTGCCATGGGTGCACGTATTCCTCGTGGTGTTTTGCTCATAGGTCCCCCCGGCACCGGTAAAACCCTGCTTGCTAAAGCCGTTGCAGGTGAAGCCGGCGTTCCGTTCTATTCAATATCCGGTTCCGATTTCGTCGAAATGTATGTTGGTGTCGGTGCCTCCAGAGTTAGAGATTTATTTGAAACCGCGAAAAAAACTTCTCCCAGCATAATCTTCATCGATGAAATTGATGCAGTAGGTCGTCACAGAGGCGCCGGTCTCGGCGGTGGTCATGACGAACGTGAGCAGACTTTAAATCAGTTGTTGGTGGAAATGGATGGTTTCGGAAGCAATGACGGCGTAATTGTAATTGCAGCCACAAACCGTCCGGACATACTTGACCCTGCTCTTCTCCGTCCCGGACGTTTTGACCGACAGGTTACC of Oscillospiraceae bacterium contains these proteins:
- the hpt gene encoding hypoxanthine phosphoribosyltransferase, coding for MNKDVEKILFTKDEIDAIVSSLANKISNDYRGRKLCLLCVLKGSLIFCADLMRKIDIPLELMCVSASSYKSSTVTSGSVELGDLKESIEGYDVIIVEDILDTGNTLSNLVGFLKKHNPASVAICTMLDKPSRRKVPLEGDYVGAVIPDEFVVGYGLDYDQKYRHLPYIGVLKPEIYNS
- the tilS gene encoding tRNA lysidine(34) synthetase TilS, translated to MNKFSSLALEAIKEYSMFNKNDKVLIALSGGKDSVALLLFLCEFQKYLSIELYAAHVNHMIRGNDADEDQKFCKELCNKLGITYFTQSFDVPEIAKTTNTSLEEAARNVRYSYFNSVCEKYGINKIATAHTASDNTETVIYNIMRGTGTQGICGIPPKRDNIVRPLILCTKEETQEYCVNRNVSFCIDKTNNDDVYDRNNIRLNIIPHIKKRNPSIDRSSARLSYLARCDRELIEYAASEFLKKHNGELPLNETADFFAETKFVSCAHHILSQKCGKTLPFEIFSQCRDIIISKKVGKQVNLFDDVYLVINYDKIEIKSITNKPSYYECKLETATSVQVNPRYKITLLNGENCINYKNINNLTKTATFNSDKIYGDIFARMKIDGDRYSCCGMTKSLKKLFSENKISRELRPYIPVICDEKGIIWVPGMKVCDRALPSKGGNTITIIAEYTE